One region of Thiomonas intermedia genomic DNA includes:
- a CDS encoding MarC family protein — MNLVKPLIALLAIVNPLGIIPFFILFTENFTREQKKRTILVSSISAFLVIALSTVVGADLLHFFGISIASFQVGGGMLLLISAISILNAKTGATKSTSDEVEEAADRASVAVVPLTIPLLTGPATISTVIIYASNTHHWWQHAVLISYGVIIAVAAALCFMAAEPIARFLGKTGINVMTRLMGLILSALAVEMMSDGLLKLFPGLGR, encoded by the coding sequence ATGAATCTGGTCAAACCGTTGATCGCCCTGCTGGCGATTGTCAACCCCCTGGGCATCATCCCCTTTTTCATCCTGTTCACCGAAAATTTCACGCGCGAACAGAAGAAGCGGACCATCCTCGTCAGCTCGATCTCGGCGTTTCTGGTCATCGCCCTCAGCACAGTGGTGGGCGCCGACCTGCTGCATTTCTTTGGCATTTCCATCGCGTCCTTCCAGGTGGGCGGCGGCATGCTGCTGTTGATCAGTGCCATCAGCATACTCAACGCCAAGACCGGCGCGACCAAATCGACCAGCGACGAGGTGGAAGAGGCCGCCGATCGCGCCAGCGTGGCGGTGGTGCCGCTGACCATTCCCCTGCTGACCGGTCCGGCCACCATCAGCACGGTCATCATCTATGCCAGCAACACCCATCATTGGTGGCAGCATGCGGTGCTGATCAGTTACGGCGTCATCATTGCGGTCGCGGCCGCGCTTTGCTTCATGGCGGCCGAGCCGATTGCGCGCTTCCTCGGCAAAACCGGCATCAACGTGATGACCCGCCTGATGGGCCTGATTCTCTCGGCACTCGCGGTGGAGATGATGAGCGATGGCCTGCTCAAGCTGTTTCCAGGGCTGGGGCGCTGA
- a CDS encoding sulfite exporter TauE/SafE family protein: MELILLGLAALFAGFVDAIVGGGGLVLVPALFAAFPNAAPATLFGTNKGGAIWGTSASMWSYVRRVQPPWSTVVPAALAAFFGALCGAWLITQVKSSDFRQALPFILLAVLLYTLKRKDLGHHHAPHLSGRAERLLALGGGLLIGFYDGFFGPGTGNFLIFLFVRGFGFDFLHASASAKVVNVACNLAALLVFASKGHVMWPYAALIAVCNIAGSLLGTRLALRRGTHFVRAVFLLVVAALILKTAHDAFF; the protein is encoded by the coding sequence ATGGAATTGATCCTGCTCGGCCTCGCCGCATTGTTCGCCGGGTTTGTAGATGCCATCGTTGGCGGGGGCGGATTGGTTCTGGTCCCGGCCCTCTTTGCTGCGTTTCCCAACGCCGCCCCGGCCACGCTTTTTGGCACCAACAAGGGCGGCGCGATCTGGGGCACCTCGGCCTCGATGTGGTCCTATGTGCGGCGGGTTCAACCGCCCTGGTCCACCGTCGTCCCGGCCGCCCTCGCCGCCTTTTTCGGTGCGCTCTGCGGCGCCTGGCTCATCACCCAGGTCAAATCAAGCGACTTCCGCCAGGCCCTGCCCTTCATCCTGCTGGCCGTGCTGCTCTACACCCTCAAGCGCAAGGATCTGGGCCATCATCATGCCCCCCATCTCAGCGGCAGAGCCGAGCGGCTGCTCGCTCTTGGCGGTGGTCTGCTCATCGGGTTTTACGACGGCTTCTTCGGCCCGGGCACGGGCAACTTCCTGATCTTTCTGTTTGTGCGCGGCTTCGGCTTCGATTTTCTGCACGCCTCGGCAAGTGCCAAGGTCGTCAATGTCGCCTGCAATCTGGCCGCGTTGCTGGTGTTTGCCAGCAAGGGTCATGTCATGTGGCCTTACGCGGCCCTCATCGCCGTGTGCAATATCGCCGGAAGTCTTCTGGGAACGCGGCTGGCCTTGCGCCGCGGCACGCACTTTGTG